The following are encoded together in the Mesoterricola sediminis genome:
- a CDS encoding alpha/beta hydrolase: protein MRPLRPLLQALTLGLAPASAQAADPPPIPVPQPLLGPFRGYSALTTFTVAVNVLEQWLGPEIPDLAVHSAYLSYLGRRPRFDARGEPVLDERGDQEADLVPMSGRVFYPPTWRLPLRRDLPLVVYPHFTGLGKKAVPSAYGGHEWVFAAAAALYYGFAVAMPDLPGMGADGVHYHPFCHATSLAWSTLDAIPAALDLFRTDPWLVAGGYGWDGRTFLLGYSEGAYTSLAAARELATRPEAYAGQRWTLTGAACMSGPFDLSDQARRDLIRPDARFTYCFFLPYLLTAWAHVYGPRVDLREAFAPVLLEEREDGGILRWMDGTLDGFEAGDYIARRLGKPQDQVRVRDLLNPAWMARELEDPAFATSGMRRLLEENDLHQGWRPTCPILFCHSPADADLSYQQSLRTAERLGAELALAGSNPADFLRVQPIGDRGAGWSHLGAIAVALPAGFEWIHRGMPMDPGVSPGAPR from the coding sequence ATGCGCCCCCTCCGCCCCCTGCTCCAGGCCCTCACGCTGGGCCTCGCCCCGGCGTCAGCCCAGGCGGCCGACCCACCCCCCATCCCCGTCCCCCAGCCCCTCCTCGGGCCCTTCCGCGGCTACTCGGCCCTGACCACGTTCACCGTGGCCGTGAACGTCCTGGAGCAGTGGCTGGGGCCCGAGATCCCCGACCTCGCCGTGCACTCGGCCTACCTGTCGTACCTGGGCCGCCGGCCCCGCTTTGACGCCCGGGGAGAACCGGTGCTGGACGAGCGGGGGGACCAGGAGGCCGACCTCGTCCCCATGTCCGGGCGGGTCTTCTACCCCCCCACCTGGCGCCTGCCCCTGCGCCGGGACCTTCCCCTCGTCGTCTACCCCCACTTCACCGGGCTGGGCAAGAAGGCCGTGCCTTCGGCCTACGGGGGCCATGAATGGGTCTTCGCGGCCGCGGCGGCCCTCTACTACGGGTTCGCGGTGGCCATGCCCGACCTGCCCGGCATGGGGGCCGACGGGGTCCACTACCATCCCTTCTGCCACGCCACCTCCCTGGCCTGGTCCACCCTGGACGCCATCCCGGCGGCCCTGGACCTGTTCCGCACGGACCCCTGGCTCGTGGCCGGGGGCTACGGGTGGGACGGCCGCACCTTCCTCCTGGGCTACTCGGAGGGGGCCTACACGTCCCTGGCCGCCGCCCGGGAGCTGGCCACCCGCCCCGAGGCCTACGCGGGCCAGCGCTGGACCCTGACGGGGGCCGCGTGCATGTCGGGTCCCTTCGACCTCTCCGACCAGGCCCGCCGGGACCTGATCCGGCCCGACGCCCGCTTCACCTACTGCTTCTTCCTCCCCTACCTGCTCACCGCCTGGGCCCACGTGTACGGCCCCCGGGTGGACCTGCGGGAGGCCTTCGCCCCCGTGCTCCTGGAAGAGCGGGAGGACGGGGGCATCCTCCGCTGGATGGACGGGACCCTGGACGGCTTCGAGGCCGGGGACTACATCGCCCGGCGCCTGGGCAAGCCCCAGGACCAGGTCCGCGTCCGGGACCTCCTCAACCCCGCCTGGATGGCCCGGGAACTGGAGGACCCGGCCTTCGCCACCAGCGGCATGCGCCGCCTCCTGGAGGAGAACGACCTGCACCAGGGCTGGCGGCCCACCTGTCCCATCCTCTTCTGCCACAGCCCCGCGGACGCGGACCTGTCGTACCAGCAGTCCCTGCGCACCGCCGAACGGCTCGGCGCGGAGCTGGCCCTGGCCGGGAGCAACCCGGCGGACTTCCTCCGCGTCCAGCCCATCGGCGACCGCGGCGCGGGCTGGTCCCACCTGGGCGCCATCGCCGTGGCCCTGCCCGCGGGCTTCGAATGGATCCACCGCGGCATGCCCATGGACCCGGGCGTCAGCCCCGGGGCCCCCCGGTGA
- a CDS encoding thiol-disulfide oxidoreductase DCC family protein, whose product MDPGGALIRFDGGCVLCRGWVRFLLARDRAGRLRFAPLEAPGDTVVVETAAGTFRRSDAVLEVLKRLPAPWRWAGLLRALPRPWRDAVYDAVARNRHRWFGRDESCPVLPPEGRDRFTGGPRG is encoded by the coding sequence ATGGACCCCGGGGGCGCCCTGATCCGTTTCGACGGCGGGTGCGTCCTGTGCCGGGGGTGGGTGCGCTTCCTCCTGGCCCGGGACCGGGCCGGGAGGCTGCGCTTCGCGCCCCTGGAGGCGCCCGGGGACACGGTGGTGGTGGAGACCGCGGCCGGGACCTTCCGGCGGAGCGACGCGGTCCTGGAGGTGCTGAAACGCCTCCCCGCCCCCTGGCGGTGGGCCGGCCTCCTGCGGGCCCTGCCCCGGCCCTGGCGGGACGCGGTCTACGATGCGGTCGCCCGGAACCGCCACCGCTGGTTCGGCCGGGACGAAAGCTGCCCGGTCCTGCCCCCGGAAGGGCGGGACCGCTTCACCGGGGGGCCCCGGGGCTGA
- a CDS encoding trans-sulfuration enzyme family protein, producing the protein MDTRKMGFNTKLVHAGIPEDALGSVTTPVYQTSTFAFRNAEQGANRFAGKEAGFIYSRIGNPTVGALEEAVAQLENGAGCTATSSGMGAVSSVYMALLNQGDHMVSTAGVYGPSRVLMDKHFSRFGVESTYLDTSDLEALKAAIRPNTKVVYVESPSNPSMIVTDIAAAARIAHAAGALLVVDNTFASPFLQRPLDLGADVVLHSITKFINGHADVVGGVIVAKTEAVHKQIRAMVVMMGPCMDPHQASLVARGLKTLSIRMERAQANAMAIAQWLERHPKVEWVSYLGLPSHPQYELVKRQMAGPGAMISFEVKGGVEAGARLMDNVKLAALAVSLGGVETLICHPASMTHASMGREARLAGGVTDGLVRYAVGIEDVEDLIADLDQALAHV; encoded by the coding sequence GTGGATACCAGGAAGATGGGTTTCAACACCAAGCTCGTGCACGCGGGCATCCCGGAGGATGCCCTGGGCAGCGTGACCACGCCGGTCTACCAGACCTCCACCTTCGCCTTCCGGAACGCCGAGCAGGGCGCGAACCGCTTCGCGGGCAAGGAGGCCGGGTTCATCTACAGCCGCATCGGGAACCCCACCGTCGGGGCCCTGGAGGAGGCCGTCGCCCAGCTGGAGAACGGGGCGGGCTGCACCGCCACCTCGTCGGGCATGGGCGCCGTCTCCAGCGTCTACATGGCCCTCCTCAACCAGGGCGACCACATGGTCAGCACCGCCGGCGTCTACGGGCCCAGCCGGGTGCTCATGGACAAGCACTTCAGCCGCTTCGGCGTGGAGAGCACCTACCTGGACACCTCGGACCTGGAGGCCCTGAAGGCCGCCATCCGGCCCAACACCAAGGTGGTCTACGTCGAATCCCCCTCCAATCCGTCCATGATCGTCACCGACATCGCGGCCGCGGCCCGGATCGCCCACGCGGCCGGGGCCCTCCTCGTGGTGGACAACACCTTCGCGAGCCCCTTCCTCCAGCGGCCCCTGGACCTGGGCGCCGACGTGGTGCTCCACTCCATCACCAAGTTCATCAACGGCCACGCCGACGTGGTGGGCGGGGTCATCGTGGCGAAGACCGAGGCCGTCCACAAGCAGATCCGCGCCATGGTCGTCATGATGGGCCCCTGCATGGACCCCCACCAGGCCTCCCTCGTCGCCCGCGGCCTCAAGACCCTCTCCATCCGCATGGAGCGGGCCCAGGCCAACGCCATGGCCATCGCCCAGTGGCTGGAGCGCCACCCGAAGGTCGAGTGGGTGAGCTACCTGGGCCTGCCCAGCCACCCCCAGTACGAGCTGGTGAAGCGCCAGATGGCCGGTCCGGGCGCCATGATCAGCTTCGAGGTGAAGGGCGGCGTCGAGGCGGGCGCCCGGCTCATGGACAACGTCAAGCTGGCCGCCCTGGCGGTGAGCCTGGGCGGCGTCGAGACGCTCATCTGCCACCCCGCCTCCATGACCCACGCCAGCATGGGCCGGGAAGCCCGCCTGGCCGGCGGCGTCACCGATGGCCTCGTGCGCTACGCCGTGGGCATCGAGGACGTGGAGGACCTGATCGCCGACCTGGACCAGGCCCTGGCCCACGTCTGA